In the Pseudonocardia sediminis genome, CGACCGCGTGGCGGCCCAGATGGTCGAGACCCTGCGCGTCGACGGCACTGAGCGGACCTACGCGATCGCCGGGTTCTACGAGCTCCAGGACGGCCGGATCCGGTCGGCGACGATCTACCGCGAGGGCAGTGCGGACGTGTCCTGACGTGCCGGGGGACCGGTCAGCCCGCGTCGGCGCCGGTCACGTCCTCGGCGGTGATGTCGCTCGGGCGCGTGTCGCAGGCCGGGCAGACGGCGATGAAGTTCGGCCGGTCCACCTCGCCCAGGCGGATCATGGTCCGGGCCCCGCGTCGCGAGCAGCACGTGCAGGTGAAGGACCGGACGACGGCGATGGTGTGCGGACGGTTCATGATCTCTCCCTGGGGCCGGGCGTAGCCGTCCGGTCCAGGGCGTCGTTGCCGTCCGAGGACAGCGTCCGTCGAAAGTACCCCGCCCCGGGCCGTCGCACATCCTCGGCGACGCAGGTCACGGCAGGCCCGGGGCCTCGAGAAGGGAAGAAGCGTGCGACCCACCGACCTGCGACAGATCGTCTACGGGGTCCTCGCCGTCGTCGGTCTGGTCGGCACCTGGTACTTCAACCTGGCCCACGGCAGCGACCTCTCCACCTACGTCCCGGACTGGTTCACCACCGCCGCGTCCTCGTCGGCGGCGGTGGACCTGATCGTCGCGTTCGTCGCGGGTGCGGTGTTCATGGTGGCCGAGGGGCGACGGGTCGGCATGCGCCTGGCCTGGGTGTTCCCGGTGGTCGGGCTGCTGGTCGCGTTCGCGTTCGCCTTCCCGCTGTTCCTCCTGCTGCGGGAGCGGGCGCTGGATCGGGGCCGCGCGACCCCGGGCACGCCCTCGTAGGACGCGCCCGGGGTGCGGGTCAGGCCAGCGAGCGGGCGAAGCCGGTGACGTCGCGGACGGCGTTGGCGTAGACGTCCGGCATCGCGGAGCGGAACAGGATCTCCCCGACGTGGCACAGGCCCAGGTTGACCTTCCCGACCGACGGGACGCCCGCGGCGAGGAGCTTGCGGTGGTACTGCAGACCCTCGTCGCGCAGCGGGTCGACCTCGTCGACGGAGATCACGTGCGGGGGAAGTCCCTGCAGGTCGGCGTCGGTGGCGCGGTAGGGCCAGCAGGTGGGGTCGTTCGCGTTGGCGGCACCCGGGTCGTAGACCTCGGCGAGCAGCGGGAACAGGCTGCGGTTGAGCCAGTACTGGTTGTTCTCGTGCAGCGACGGCAGTTCGGGGCGCCCCTCGGCCCAGCCGTCGCCGAGGATGTAGGGGCACTGGGCGTACACGCCGGAGATCGCGTCCAGCCAGCCCTCGCGCTTGGCCTTGATCGGCAACGCGACGGCGAGGTTGGCCCCGCCGGAGTCCCCGGTGACGACGGTGGTCCCGGTGACCCCGAGCTCGTCGCGGTGCGCGTGCACCCACTTCAGACCGGCGGCGCAGTCGTCGATTCCGGCCGGGAACGGGTGGGGGCCGAGAACGCCGCCGCCGTTGCGGTACTGCACGCCGACGACGACCGCGCCCGCCGCGGCGAGCTCCTCGCGCCAGTTCCGGTAGATCGGGCCCTCGGTCGAGAGCATCACCATGCCGCCGCCGTGCACCTGGTAGATGCAGGGCAACGGGCCGTCGACACCGGTCGGCCGGTGGACGTGCAGCGTGATCTCGTTGCCGTCCGGGCCGTCGATCGTCCGTGCCTCGTGGCTCACGCCGTCGACGCGGGGAGCGCCGTCGGCCAGAGCGGTGAACAGACCCTCGAACCCGACCTCGACGGCCGTGGTGAACTCCAGGAGTGCCTCCCGGCCGGCGTCCGGGCCCATCGGGGCGCCGTCGGCGTGCGGGCCCAGACCCAGCGCGTTGAACACCGCCATCATCCGCGGGTCGCAGCGCGGGTCGTCGGCCATCGTCAGCGCGGGGTCGCCGAGCCGGCCCGGGGGCCGGTGCGTGACGGATGCGTCGGGGGCGGTGTCGGTGCTCATGCGCACACTCCTCGTCGAGTCGTTCGCCTGTGAGGAGCCTCACCCACCGGTGTGGCGGCGTCAACGAGCCGAACGGACGCACGGGGCGAATCGGTGTCGGGGCGTTGCGGCAGAATCGCGGCGTTGCCCGTGACGACACCGGGTGAGTGGCATCTGTGAGAGAAGGAGTGACGTGAGCACCGCGACCGAGACGATCGAGTTCCAGGCCGAGTCCC is a window encoding:
- a CDS encoding alpha/beta hydrolase fold domain-containing protein; its protein translation is MSTDTAPDASVTHRPPGRLGDPALTMADDPRCDPRMMAVFNALGLGPHADGAPMGPDAGREALLEFTTAVEVGFEGLFTALADGAPRVDGVSHEARTIDGPDGNEITLHVHRPTGVDGPLPCIYQVHGGGMVMLSTEGPIYRNWREELAAAGAVVVGVQYRNGGGVLGPHPFPAGIDDCAAGLKWVHAHRDELGVTGTTVVTGDSGGANLAVALPIKAKREGWLDAISGVYAQCPYILGDGWAEGRPELPSLHENNQYWLNRSLFPLLAEVYDPGAANANDPTCWPYRATDADLQGLPPHVISVDEVDPLRDEGLQYHRKLLAAGVPSVGKVNLGLCHVGEILFRSAMPDVYANAVRDVTGFARSLA
- a CDS encoding DUF2834 domain-containing protein, whose translation is MRPTDLRQIVYGVLAVVGLVGTWYFNLAHGSDLSTYVPDWFTTAASSSAAVDLIVAFVAGAVFMVAEGRRVGMRLAWVFPVVGLLVAFAFAFPLFLLLRERALDRGRATPGTPS